In Topomyia yanbarensis strain Yona2022 chromosome 2, ASM3024719v1, whole genome shotgun sequence, one DNA window encodes the following:
- the LOC131680893 gene encoding putative gustatory receptor 28b: MRWFNVVSFFESLRPVYLTAKIFLLLFETVDFERRTFRRTLSDQIRYVLTLIMDLYLTLVGIRSSAAFLKLSDSILLNVGYYGSFLLTFILALVLPTWHGLKARNICALLESVACFDDEIKLLGFRINHQKHHFISTIVVNCSMFIAYFMIGITTYAYCNENWLNLTNIFPEYWMVLPFVRTSIVEGLFICYFCLMLLSLRHRFAVLNRVIMKFLQTTPEKDFQILFDTETCCRMIRKFATLHDQLCDAIKLFNCCFSTQAMFVLATAFGFTIFSIFGLIHAYATTVDDNIHHLAWSTMFYDGFYISFIIQLVVFSGLIHVECKRTALLIHKVICYGSYDRKVRKELRIFSQQLCHHSPKVSCNLFDFDWTLFYTIAGSLSTYLIILMQFDLINFDYAELTDKKKSTRQ, from the exons ATGCGCTGGTTCAACGTGGTCAGCTTTTTCGAGTCGCTGCGTCCGGTGTATCTGACCGCGAAAATTTTTCTACTGCTCTTCGAAACGGTCGATTTCGAGCGGCGTACATTCCGCCGGACACTTTCCGATCAAATCCGGTACGTTCTCACCTTAATCATGGATTTGTACCTGACGCTGGTTGGCATCCGAAGCAGTGCCGCTTTCCTGAAACTTTCCGATTCGATCCTACTGAACGTGGGATACTATGGATCATTTCTGTTGACTTTCATCCTGGCGCTGGTTCTGCCAACGTGGCATGGTTTGAAAGCGCGGAATATTTGTGCACTGCTTGAAAGTGTAGCGTGTTTCGATGATGAGATAAAACTGCTCGGGTTCCGAATAAATCATCAGAAGCATCATTTTATCAGTACGATTGTCGTAAACTGTTCGATGTTCATCGCGTATTTTATGATAGGAATAACGACCTACGCGTACTGCAACGAAAACTGGTTAAATTTAACGAATATATTCCCGGAGTACTGGATGGTTCTTCCGTTCGTCAGGACATCCATTGTAGAGGGATTATTTATTTGCTACTTTTGTTTGATGCTACTGTCCCTGCGCCATCGTTTCGCCGTTCTGAACCGAGTCATAAT GAAATTCTTGCAGACTACTCCCGAAAAGGATTTCCAGATACTCTTCGACACGGAAACATGCTGCAGAATGATTAGAAAATTTGCCACCCTGCACGATCAGCTGTGCGATGCGATCAAACTGTTCAATTGCTGTTTTTCCACCCAGGCCATGTTTGTCCTGGCAACGGCTTTCGGATTTACGATATTCTCGATATTCGGATTGATCCATGCGTACGCGACAACCGTGGATGACAATATTCATCACTTGGCTTGGTCCACTATGTTCTACGACGGATTCTACATATCGTTCATTATCCAGCTGGTGGTGTTTTCTGGCTTGATTCACGTAGAG TGCAAGCGGACAGCGCTTCTAATTCACAAGGTCATCTGCTACGGATCGTATGACAGGAAGGTTCGCAAAGAGTTGCGGATTTTCTCCCAGCAACTGTGTCACCACTCACCGAAGGTTTCCTGTAACCTGTTCGATTTTGACTGGACTCTGTTCTATACG ATAGCCGGATCCCTGTCCACGTATCTTATCATATTGATGCAGTTTGATCTGATCAACTTCGATTATGCAGAGTTGACTGATAAGAAAAAATCAACGCGTCAGTGA